The window CATAATTTCACTGGCACCAAAattgttcaatttttatatttttcttccaaactatttatttttgggtAGTTCGATAAGTTTTAGAGACCTAATGATTTGAATTTTAGAAAAGGAATATGGAAAAGGTATAAAAGATTATATGACGTTGCATTTTGTCAGATTAAGTATGGATGGTAAGTATGGATGGATTCAAAACTCCACGGCCTACCCAAGTATCAAAATAGCTTCTACATACCTAAACCTAAAGTACGTGAAATTGTTTTGGCACTCGAACGAATTCTCTGGCAATCATAAGACGTCCACGGAACCTTACCCCGTCAGGGTTTGAGATCTCACCAGAGTGAGATCGAGGGGCGTGGTCTTGCGCACGAAGGTCGGGGATTCCCCCAAGCAGTGACTCCCCGCAGCCGGTTCACTTAGGCTGGGACTGTTAGAGCCGCCGGCCAGCGGGCTGGTGGTGTCTGTGCGCGATCTTAGTGACAGATCGATGGGTTCGTCCAGCTCTGGACTGCTGGTAGCCGGATACAGAAGTTCCGCCTTGAACTGGTCCTTGAAAATGGGCAGCGGAGGTACGCCGGCGGCCAGGAGTACGGGTGGCAGGTGGCTGAACGGGGCGAAGGAGCTGTACAGCGGCTCTGAGTGGCTTCGGAAGATCTCCAGCAGCTCCTGGTGGCGCTGGCGCTGTAGATCTCCATCTGGTTCCGAGCTCGCCGGAAATGTGGTGTTCCTCAGATCCAGCCGGGGGAGGTTtgcggcggcggtggtgggTGTTGCGGTGGTAGTGTTGGTGTGACCACTTAGCACGCTGGTGGCTCCATCCTCGTTGGGATCGCCTGCCGACGAGGCCCCCGAATCGCTGGGTGTATTACTAAGGCGGGATTCCAGTTTCAATTGGCGTTGATGATGGTGATGAAACTTCGCCGCCTGCAGAAAAGACGGCGAAGATGGTCCACCTACTCCTGCGCCGCCCGCCGATCCCTCCATCCGCGGagaagtggcagtggctgaCTTGATGCAGGGATTAGTTTTGTCTTGGTAGGTTTGCCTGGCCTGGTTGCTCGCCTGCTGCAGGCGTGCCAGTTGCTCCAGACTCGCAGTACTCACTCCGCCAGGTCCACCGCCTGGTCCGTTCCCTCCTCCAGTGCCTGACGTGGTCTGCTGCTCCTGCAGCAGGCAGTGGATTTTGAACCAGTTGGAGCGGCGACCGTAGCGGGATCCGCTCTTGGACATCCCTACTAGGAGGCATTTGCGCAAACGGCACGCCTTGCAGGCCGTCCGGTTCTTCTTGTTAATAACACAGTCGCCGTTGTGCTTGCAGCCTGCGATTGCGGCAATGTTGTTGTAAGTGCGGCCGAAGAATGACTGAAAAGGATGGGTCGGAAAAGAGGTTAAATATTAATCAAAAATATACACCGCCACTCAAATTTATTCCACCTATTGGCACCTGTCTCTGGCACACTCCCCACCCTTGGAACTTGCCTCAATTACAAAATGTGCGTGGATAATTTGGTCAACTACTTGTAAAGCTTTGTGGGGAGCAGAAGTTAAACGAGAAGAATAGGAAAAAGTGTAGCTCTACTGTATCACAGCTGGTTTTCTTTGTTTTGGAGCCATGCCAACTCATGGTTGAGTTTATTTTGAAGTTCAACTGTGAGTGGAGTTTGATGGGTGTCTGGGACTTTTGTTTTCGAATGCGCTGACTCATCTAATATGCatgtaatttttatttgattgacTGCAGTTTACAATTGTGCTCGCCTTGGGGCTTACCTAGCTCTATATACCTACAGGGGCAGCCCCGCCCCTCTCCCTTTGAAATGCTCTAAATTTCGCAGACATTTTCCCATGCCATTTGAAGGTGAGCCTTTATTGTGTCCGCTGCGCACACGTATCTACTTAAAGTCAATTAAAAATCGATTAATCTActgaattgaattttaattatagtAATAATATTTTCGATTTTGCTTCGCGCTAAAAGTAAAAGCCAAAATCGAGATCATTTTTTGCacatatttgttttctttctcGGTAATGTGCGAAATGGAGTCTTCCATGTTTCTCACAACTCTGGGGATTAAATactataaaaattcaatttgggTTGATAAATTCCCATGATATTGAAACTCACCTTGCAGCCCTCGCATGTGAATGCCCCGAAATGAAAACCCGCCGCCGGCTCGCCACACACTTTGCACAGCTGGTTCATCTGTAAAGGATTAAGTATAAGTTATGAAATATAAATGAAGTCCTTAAAATATGTAACTTTCAAAAGTCCAAACCTGTAGTTACTAGTTGAAAGAGTTTCTATCGATCCTAGTCacttttctctttattttttgttcagaaaaaaaagaaaatcactGCTTATATTTGGAATATCTATTTGATAAACCCATTGTACTTGTACATAACTCTTGGCTGGGCTTAAAACGTGTTGCTGACAGCCTAATTGAAAAAGTCCAACTTTGGCAACTTCTTCACGATTGTCCTTGTTATTGATGATGCCTTTTTTCACAGATTATTTttcttatctttttttttgtgaaatctTTTTTTTAGCGGTCCAAcacattgactctcgactcaGCTGTGGAAGACGGAGAGGCTGTAGAAGAAGGGGCCATGGCCACGAAAGCCACGCCAAAAAgctgaagaaaaagaagaagagctgctgcaacagcaacaacaaaaacatgCATAACCGATGACCCACTGcgtttctctttatttttattcttttttttttgcggaattttgtttttttatttcgctACAGGTCGTGGATAGAAATTGAGGTATGCAACGACCGGTTTGGGCTTGCACCATCAAAGTCTCAGACCCTGCACCTCGTCTCCTCGGTCTTCCCTCTCTGTCGCCCAGCCTCTCTGTCACTCCTTTTCCCAGAGAACCTAGCATTCGCACATCTAATGCAATGTACGTACTATAGTGACTTGTTTTGCCTGCCCATAAAGCTTAAGGTCAACCGAAAAAAGCTACAGCAAAACGcatataaaatgtatatttttgcgaaaattCTGCGTCAACTATTTAATGAGCATGAAGAATCCGAGGGAGGGATCAATTTTGTCATGGATATACAATATGAATTCTTTGACACCAAATGTGTGTGCTAATAAATGGCGTGGTGATTTTTTGTAGTCACATTTCGGGTAATATGGGGCGTATGGGAAAAAGGTATTCAAAGTTGAAACGGGGTATAAATTATGTGATTTTATAGCGAATCGTGTAAGGTCAAATGGTGGTTGGTTATACTTGTATAATAAACTGTTATTTTTATGTGGTCAAAACGAAGCTTAACGACGTAAttcaaaatatacaaattggTTACATTTTTCGGGTTACTAAGTACAGATTCTGCATAGTTGGTTTGGAATTTTAATAAGATTTTTGTATTGCATTTTTTCACTCATTCTCATAGAGTTTGCAGTTTATATTTAGACATAAAATAGGGTCAAGAATatgttaaataatataataaaaaaggtAATTAATCAATTAACTACTTTTAGTCCTCTTTTATTCCCATATATGAGCTATTTTAACAGAGTACAATCTTCCTGAGAACTGGGACTCCCTCCCATTTATGTTAAGTGCTAGCCGAAGTGTTTgtatctgaaaaatattttcccgaCCAGGGCTGACAGGGGCAGGGAACTGCTCTGCAAAATGTGCCCAGCAGGTGGTGGTGCCACAACGTGATGCTGCTCCTGTGATAATGGTTAGCAGCCATCCCGGAGCCCCAACTTCTTGCCGACTGCCGGGGTTCTGCCGGCCTGCCAATGCTCGGCACTTTGCATATAAACGCTCGCTAATGGACACCAAAGGTGACAGCAGAGCGTTGCTAAATTGGCAAACATTAAATTTGCACCTTCACAGCGAGTGTGCCAGGCAACCGCGAAACCGTGACAATTTTCGGCACAGCGGTGCGCTTTTCCAGAAAGCGGGAAAACCATCAAGCCGAGCTCCAGCCAAAGGAGATCTTCAATCgctgccagccagccactGGTTGGAAACGAAAAAGAAACGTCAACCTCCTTCGAGAAGAACCTCCGAGACCCAGAAACAAACGTTATGGCGATAATCTTGACTGTGAAGGAAGCCACTGAATGGGGGAGTCTTAGGGCAATGGATTTATAAACAATGCTCTTGGCAGCAATGCAGAAATCCGAGAAGGTCAGGGTCTATAGTAATGACAGTCCATTGATTAGATATAAAATATGGAAAGCACAGTTTTAATGATActaactttttcaaagtcatatgaaatatttaattataaattataccATGCGATATGCAATCAGATTTACTATTTAAATAAGTAcataaactaaataaataaaatctgtCTCTGCTTATCTCCCGATATAAGTtaaaaaatttaccaaatCATTTCGATCCTTTTTAAGAAACCCGAAAGAAATGCAATCGAACGGCACGCTTGAGCGATAAAGTTGAAGATTTCTATCCTTTTGGCGATATCACGACACCGACCAAGGCCGTCATTCCAGTTAGCCGGACGCAAACTTGTCTAATACCTGGAGTGTCTTCAATATCCAGTCCCCTCCTTCGACTAAATTAAAGTCATGAAGTGCAGGACATACCACGAGCTAATTAAAAGTCCTCCGGGCAAGCCCCACTGCGAAAGGTGAATGTGATctttgtatttatttagttCGATGACCAGATTTGATTGTGGGAAAACAATGTAGCCCAAGGAAGGAGTATTTGGCCGAGTCAAAAGCCTTTCAAATTTCATACTAGACTTCCCATTGTTCAAACTTATAAGTATATCGAACTGGACAGATCGGGGAATAGCAGCGATCTCTGGCCTGACAGGCTTACCGATTAAGTCAAGATTAATGTTACACATCGAGCCGGTACAAACAATTAATTAGAAACCTAAACTGCTACAGAAACTACTCATTGGTTGTAAGCCAAGTGGATGATTGTTCAGATCTAATCTCTggatatacaaaattttttttaccccGAGATGAACTTGACGGGGGACTAGTATTCAGAGCAGCCAGCGGCTTAGACAATAAGAACCAGATCAGTTGAATGTAGCTACATTCTCAACAAGCTCATCAAGTTGCTGTTGACAGACCAAAAGAATTGGAAAAAGTGGAAGGATTTTCCTCAATAAGAATAATAAACAAGGGCGCAACAAatctacatacatatatgcatGGGTATGAAAAAAATGTGTCCTTTAAAGCAAACAAAATGATGGACAATGCCAAATCAGATAAAAGGCAACAGAGGGAGAAAAGGTGTTCAAACAAGCAAACCACGATTGTCTCAAATATTTTGAAGCCGCTACAAAATAGAACAAGAATCAAGAACCCAGCGTCCACAAAGCCCCGAGTCTAGGGTCCATCGCCCATCTAACCCTGGAGCATTGACACACAGACACAGTGGAAACCCT of the Drosophila ananassae strain 14024-0371.13 chromosome 2R, ASM1763931v2, whole genome shotgun sequence genome contains:
- the LOC6507796 gene encoding protein embryonic gonad, with amino-acid sequence MNQLCKVCGEPAAGFHFGAFTCEGCKSFFGRTYNNIAAIAGCKHNGDCVINKKNRTACKACRLRKCLLVGMSKSGSRYGRRSNWFKIHCLLQEQQTTSGTGGGNGPGGGPGGVSTASLEQLARLQQASNQARQTYQDKTNPCIKSATATSPRMEGSAGGAGVGGPSSPSFLQAAKFHHHHQRQLKLESRLSNTPSDSGASSAGDPNEDGATSVLSGHTNTTTATPTTAAANLPRLDLRNTTFPASSEPDGDLQRQRHQELLEIFRSHSEPLYSSFAPFSHLPPVLLAAGVPPLPIFKDQFKAELLYPATSSPELDEPIDLSLRSRTDTTSPLAGGSNSPSLSEPAAGSHCLGESPTFVRKTTPLDLTLVRSQTLTG